Proteins encoded by one window of Enterobacter pseudoroggenkampii:
- the potE gene encoding putrescine-ornithine antiporter, protein MSKSNKMGVVQLTILTMVNMMGSGIIMLPTKLAEVGTISIISWLVTAVGSMALAWAFAKCGMFSRKSGGMGGYAEYAFGKSGNFMANYTYGVSLLIANVAIAISAVGYGTELFGATLSPVQIGLATIGVLWICTVANFGGARITGQLSSITVWGVIIPVVGLCIIGWFWFSPTLYANSWNPHHVPFFTAVGSSIAMTLWAFLGLESACANAEVVENPEKNVPIAVLGGTLGAAVIYIVSTNVIAGIVPNMDLANSTAPFGLAFAQMFTPEVGKVIMGLMVMSCCGSLLGWQFTIAQVFKSSADEGYFPKIFSRVTKADAPVQGMLAIVIFQSGLSLMTISPSLNSQFNVLVNLAVVTNIIPYILSMAALVIIQKVAKVDPRKARAANIVALIGAIYSFYALYSSGQEAMLYGAMVTFMGWTLYGLVSPRFELKNKHS, encoded by the coding sequence ATGAGTAAGTCCAATAAGATGGGCGTGGTGCAGCTGACCATCCTCACCATGGTGAACATGATGGGCTCCGGGATTATCATGCTGCCCACCAAGCTTGCAGAGGTGGGTACCATCTCTATCATCTCCTGGCTGGTGACGGCAGTCGGTTCAATGGCGCTGGCGTGGGCGTTCGCCAAGTGCGGGATGTTCAGTCGTAAGTCAGGCGGGATGGGGGGCTATGCCGAATACGCCTTTGGCAAGTCGGGCAACTTTATGGCCAACTACACCTACGGCGTGTCGCTGCTGATCGCCAACGTGGCGATTGCCATCTCCGCCGTAGGTTACGGTACGGAGCTGTTTGGCGCGACGCTCAGCCCGGTACAAATTGGGCTGGCGACCATCGGGGTTCTGTGGATCTGCACCGTGGCTAACTTTGGCGGCGCGCGTATCACCGGACAGCTCTCCAGCATCACCGTCTGGGGCGTGATTATCCCGGTTGTCGGCCTGTGCATCATCGGCTGGTTCTGGTTCAGCCCGACGCTGTACGCCAACTCCTGGAACCCGCACCATGTGCCGTTCTTTACCGCTGTGGGCTCTTCTATCGCTATGACGCTCTGGGCTTTCCTGGGGCTGGAATCCGCCTGCGCGAACGCGGAAGTGGTGGAGAATCCTGAAAAGAACGTGCCGATTGCGGTCCTTGGCGGAACGCTGGGCGCGGCGGTGATCTATATCGTCTCGACTAACGTCATTGCGGGCATCGTACCGAATATGGATCTGGCCAACTCCACGGCGCCGTTCGGGCTGGCCTTCGCGCAGATGTTCACTCCGGAAGTCGGGAAAGTGATCATGGGTCTGATGGTGATGTCCTGCTGCGGTTCACTCCTTGGGTGGCAGTTCACCATCGCACAGGTGTTTAAATCTTCGGCTGATGAAGGTTACTTCCCAAAAATCTTCTCCCGCGTGACCAAAGCCGATGCGCCGGTGCAGGGCATGCTGGCGATTGTCATCTTCCAGAGCGGATTGTCGCTGATGACCATTAGCCCGTCGCTAAACAGCCAGTTCAACGTGCTGGTCAACCTGGCGGTCGTGACAAATATCATTCCGTATATTCTGTCGATGGCGGCGCTGGTGATTATTCAGAAAGTCGCGAAGGTGGATCCGCGCAAAGCGCGTGCGGCGAATATCGTGGCGCTGATTGGGGCAATCTACAGCTTCTACGCGCTCTACTCATCCGGCCAGGAAGCGATGCTGTATGGCGCGATGGTGACCTTTATGGGCTGGACGCTGTACGGTCTGGTGTCACCACGGTTTGAATTGAAGAACAAGCACAGTTAG
- the speF gene encoding ornithine decarboxylase SpeF translates to MKSLKIAASRACPDCFTTQRELVDVRASDYIDVAAIVLAVTDIASGILDEIEATGFGIPVFVATHKEEIIPADYLSRIHGVFEYSDTSNDFYGRQLEAAALKYETQLRPPFFRALVDYVKQGNSAFDCPGHQGGQFFRRHPAGNQFVDFFGETLFRSDLCNADVAMGDLLIHEGAPCIAQQHAAKVFNADKTYFVLNGTSSSNKVVLNALLTPGDLVLFDRNNHKSNHHGALLQAGATPVYLETARNPYGFIGGIDAHCFEESYLRELVAEVAPGRARDARPFRLAVIQLGTYDGTIYNARQVVDKIGHLCDYILFDSAWVGYEQFIPMMADCSPLLLELNENDPGILVTQSVHKQQAGFSQTSQIHKKDSHIKGQQRYVPHKRLNNAFMMHASTSPFYPLFAALDINARMHEGQSGRNMWMDCVVNGIEARKLILENCQYLRPFVPETVDGRPWESWDTAEIATDLRFFHFVPGENWHAFEGYAEHQYFIDPCKLLLTTPGINARTGEYDDFGVPATILANFLRENGIVPEKCDLNSILFLLTPAEDMGKLQQLVAQLVRFEKLLESDVPLKEVLPSLYKQHPERYADYTLRQICQEMHDLYARHNVKQLQKEMFRKSHFPRVMMNPQDANYAYLRGEVELVSLRDAEGRIAAEGALPYPPGVLCVVPGEVWGGSVLRYFAALEEGINLLPGFAPELQGVYVEECEGRKQVRCNVIKQPAAQPALLKGEKL, encoded by the coding sequence ATGAAAAGTTTAAAAATCGCAGCCAGCCGTGCCTGTCCGGATTGCTTTACCACCCAGCGTGAACTGGTGGATGTCCGCGCTTCTGATTATATTGATGTTGCCGCCATTGTTCTGGCGGTAACGGATATTGCCAGCGGTATCCTGGACGAAATAGAAGCCACCGGTTTTGGCATTCCTGTTTTTGTCGCGACGCATAAAGAAGAGATCATTCCGGCAGACTATTTATCGCGCATTCATGGCGTATTTGAGTATTCAGACACCAGCAACGACTTTTATGGACGCCAGCTGGAAGCAGCGGCCCTGAAGTACGAAACCCAGCTGCGCCCGCCGTTTTTCCGCGCACTGGTCGACTACGTGAAGCAGGGCAACAGTGCGTTTGACTGCCCGGGGCATCAGGGCGGCCAGTTCTTCCGCCGTCATCCTGCCGGTAATCAGTTCGTTGATTTCTTTGGCGAGACGCTTTTCCGCTCCGATCTGTGTAACGCCGACGTCGCAATGGGCGATCTGCTGATTCACGAGGGCGCGCCGTGCATTGCGCAGCAACATGCGGCGAAGGTCTTTAATGCCGATAAGACCTACTTCGTGCTGAACGGCACCTCGTCATCCAACAAAGTGGTGCTTAACGCCCTGCTCACCCCGGGCGACCTGGTACTCTTCGACCGTAACAACCACAAATCTAACCATCACGGTGCCCTCCTCCAGGCAGGCGCAACGCCGGTCTATCTCGAAACCGCGCGTAACCCGTACGGCTTCATTGGTGGCATTGACGCCCACTGCTTTGAAGAGAGTTATCTACGAGAGCTGGTGGCAGAGGTGGCGCCGGGCCGTGCACGCGATGCGCGTCCGTTCCGTCTGGCGGTGATCCAGCTGGGTACCTACGATGGCACCATCTATAACGCCCGTCAGGTGGTGGATAAGATTGGGCACCTGTGTGATTACATCCTGTTTGACTCGGCCTGGGTGGGTTACGAGCAGTTTATTCCGATGATGGCCGACTGCTCGCCGCTGCTGCTGGAGCTGAACGAAAACGATCCGGGGATCCTGGTCACCCAGTCCGTGCATAAACAGCAGGCAGGCTTCTCCCAGACCTCGCAAATTCACAAGAAAGACAGCCATATCAAAGGCCAGCAGCGCTATGTCCCGCATAAGCGGCTGAATAATGCCTTTATGATGCACGCCTCCACCAGCCCGTTCTATCCGCTGTTTGCCGCGCTGGACATTAACGCCCGTATGCATGAAGGCCAGAGCGGCCGCAACATGTGGATGGACTGCGTGGTGAACGGTATCGAAGCGCGCAAGCTGATCCTGGAGAACTGCCAGTATCTGCGTCCCTTCGTGCCGGAGACGGTGGATGGCCGTCCGTGGGAAAGCTGGGACACGGCGGAGATTGCAACCGATCTGCGCTTCTTCCACTTCGTACCGGGTGAAAACTGGCACGCTTTTGAAGGCTACGCAGAGCATCAGTATTTTATCGACCCGTGCAAGCTCCTGCTGACCACGCCGGGCATTAACGCCCGCACCGGGGAGTATGACGACTTCGGCGTGCCCGCCACTATCCTCGCCAACTTCCTGCGTGAAAACGGCATCGTGCCGGAAAAATGCGATCTCAACTCGATCCTGTTCCTGCTCACGCCTGCGGAAGATATGGGCAAACTTCAACAGTTAGTTGCCCAGCTGGTGCGCTTCGAGAAACTGCTCGAGAGCGATGTTCCGCTGAAAGAGGTCCTGCCTTCTCTCTACAAACAGCATCCGGAACGTTACGCGGATTACACCCTGCGCCAGATCTGCCAGGAGATGCATGACCTGTACGCCCGCCACAACGTGAAACAGCTGCAGAAAGAGATGTTCCGCAAGTCTCACTTCCCACGCGTGATGATGAACCCGCAGGACGCGAACTACGCCTATCTGCGCGGTGAAGTTGAGCTGGTCTCCCTGCGCGACGCGGAAGGCCGCATCGCCGCCGAAGGCGCCCTTCCTTATCCGCCGGGGGTGCTGTGTGTTGTCCCAGGGGAAGTCTGGGGCGGTTCCGTGCTGCGCTACTTTGCCGCCCTGGAAGAAGGCATCAACCTTCTGCCGGGCTTCGCGCCGGAGCTGCAGGGTGTTTACGTCGAGGAGTGTGAGGGCCGCAAACAGGTTCGCTGCAATGTCATCAAACAACCCGCCGCTCAGCCCGCGCTGCTGAAAGGAGAGAAATTATGA
- the speFL gene encoding leader peptide SpeFL — translation MENNNRLMPHIRRTTHIMMFAHRNCFDFHLFNAR, via the coding sequence ATGGAAAACAACAATCGCTTAATGCCCCATATAAGGCGGACAACACATATCATGATGTTTGCCCACCGAAACTGCTTTGACTTTCATCTCTTTAATGCCCGGTAG
- the kdpE gene encoding two-component system response regulator KdpE, with the protein MINVLIVEDEIAISRFLRAALEGDGLRVHDAGTLQRGLIEAATRKPDLVILDLGLPDGDGIDFIREVRQWSQMPILVLSARTEETDKIAALDAGADDYLIKPFGIGELQARLRVALRRHSATTPADPTYTFGDIRVDLAARRIVRGDEEIHLTPIEFRLLAVLLNNHGKVLTQRQLLSQVWGPNAVEHSHYLRIYMGHLRQKLEVDPARPRHLLTETGIGYRFML; encoded by the coding sequence GTGATCAACGTTCTGATTGTTGAAGATGAGATCGCCATTAGCCGTTTTCTGCGCGCTGCGCTGGAAGGAGACGGTCTGCGCGTTCATGATGCGGGTACGCTTCAGCGGGGTTTAATTGAAGCCGCTACCCGCAAGCCGGACCTGGTGATCCTCGATCTTGGCCTACCGGACGGTGACGGCATCGATTTTATCCGGGAAGTCCGTCAGTGGAGCCAGATGCCGATCCTCGTGCTCTCCGCCCGTACTGAAGAGACGGATAAAATCGCGGCGCTGGATGCCGGGGCGGATGACTATCTGATTAAACCTTTTGGGATCGGCGAACTACAGGCCCGCCTTCGCGTGGCGCTGCGTCGCCACAGCGCAACCACGCCTGCTGACCCAACCTACACGTTTGGGGATATCCGGGTTGACCTGGCCGCGCGGCGCATTGTGCGCGGCGATGAGGAGATTCACCTCACGCCGATAGAATTTCGCCTGCTCGCCGTACTGCTCAACAACCACGGTAAGGTTCTCACCCAACGCCAGCTGTTAAGTCAGGTGTGGGGACCCAACGCTGTGGAACATAGTCATTATTTACGCATATATATGGGACATCTTCGTCAGAAACTCGAAGTCGACCCCGCTCGCCCTCGCCATCTATTAACTGAAACCGGTATCGGTTATCGGTTTATGCTTTGA
- the kdpD gene encoding two-component system sensor histidine kinase KdpD — MTDEPMRPDPDRLLEQTAEAHRGKLKIFFGACAGVGKTFAMLTEAQRLRAQGLDILIGVVETHGRKETASLLKGLATQPPRRISHRGRLVTEFDLDAALARRPALILMDELAHSNAPGSRHPKRWQDVEELLEAGIDVFTTVNVQHLESLNDVVSGVTGIQVRETVPDPFFDSADEVVLVDLPPDDLRQRLHEGKVYIAGQAERAIEHFFRKGNLIALRELALRRTADRVDDQMRAWRDLQGQERVWHTRDAILLCVGHGSGNEKLVRTAARLAAKFGSVWHAVYVETPQLHALPENQRRAILSSLRLAQELGAETATLSDPQEDKAILRYAREHNLGKIVIGRRQHRRWFSRESFADKLARRAPDLDLVIVALDDKPTPLPNRAPDSRTFSDKWRIQLRGCLVAVVLCALITVIASQWLIAFDAANLVMIYLLGVVVVALFYGRWPSVLATVVNVISFDLFFIAPRGTLAVSDVQYILTFAVMLTVGLVIGNLTAGVRYQARIARYREQRTRHLYEMSKSLAVGRTPLDIVQTSEQFIRSTFHASNLILLPDEHGKLRPLTSASGMTPWDEAIARWSFDKGLPAGAGTDTLPGVPYQILPLRSADKNQGLVIVEPSNLRQLMIPEQQRLLETFTLLVASALERLALTASEEQARLASERESIRNSLLAALSHDLRTPLTVLFGQSEILTLDLAAEGSKHALQASEIRQHVLNTTRLVNNLLDMARIQSGGFNLKKEWLTLEEVVGSALKMLEPGLGGRHIALNMPEPLTLIHVDGPLFERVLINLLENAGKYAGSSARIGVDATVDDGTLRLDVWDTGPGIPAGQELAIFEKFARGNKESAIPGVGLGLAICQAIIDVHGGTISAENRPEGGARFCVTLPLETPPELNELPEDL; from the coding sequence ATGACCGACGAGCCCATGCGCCCGGATCCGGACAGGCTGCTTGAACAGACGGCTGAAGCCCATCGTGGCAAACTGAAAATTTTCTTCGGCGCCTGCGCGGGCGTCGGGAAAACCTTCGCCATGCTGACGGAAGCCCAGCGGCTTCGGGCGCAGGGGCTCGATATTTTGATCGGCGTGGTTGAAACCCACGGACGTAAAGAGACGGCATCGCTGCTGAAGGGGCTGGCTACCCAGCCGCCCCGCCGCATCAGCCATCGCGGTCGGTTAGTCACCGAATTCGATCTCGATGCCGCCCTCGCCCGCCGTCCCGCGCTTATCCTGATGGACGAGCTGGCGCACAGCAATGCGCCTGGCTCACGCCACCCAAAACGCTGGCAGGATGTTGAAGAACTACTTGAAGCCGGCATCGATGTGTTCACCACGGTTAACGTTCAGCATCTTGAAAGCCTGAACGACGTGGTCAGCGGCGTGACCGGCATTCAGGTGCGCGAGACGGTGCCCGACCCCTTCTTTGATTCCGCGGACGAGGTGGTGCTGGTCGACCTGCCCCCCGATGATTTGCGCCAGCGCCTCCATGAAGGCAAAGTCTACATCGCCGGCCAGGCCGAGCGCGCCATCGAACATTTCTTCCGTAAAGGCAACCTGATTGCCCTGCGCGAGCTGGCCCTGCGCCGAACCGCCGACCGGGTGGACGATCAGATGCGCGCCTGGCGCGACCTGCAGGGCCAGGAACGCGTCTGGCACACGCGGGATGCCATCCTGCTGTGCGTCGGCCACGGCAGCGGCAACGAAAAGCTTGTCCGCACCGCCGCGCGCCTCGCTGCCAAATTTGGCAGCGTCTGGCATGCGGTGTATGTCGAAACGCCGCAGCTGCACGCGCTGCCCGAAAACCAGCGCCGCGCGATCCTGAGTTCGCTGCGCCTGGCGCAGGAGCTGGGTGCCGAAACCGCCACCCTTTCCGATCCGCAGGAAGATAAAGCCATTCTGCGCTACGCGCGCGAGCACAACCTGGGGAAAATCGTCATTGGCCGTCGCCAGCATCGCCGCTGGTTTAGCCGCGAATCCTTTGCCGACAAGCTGGCTCGTCGTGCGCCGGATCTGGATCTGGTGATCGTGGCGCTGGATGACAAACCTACCCCCTTACCGAATCGCGCGCCGGACAGCCGCACCTTCAGCGATAAATGGCGCATTCAGCTTCGCGGCTGTCTTGTCGCCGTCGTGCTCTGCGCCCTGATTACCGTCATTGCCAGCCAGTGGCTGATTGCGTTTGATGCCGCCAACCTGGTGATGATCTACCTTCTTGGCGTGGTGGTGGTGGCGCTCTTTTACGGGCGCTGGCCGTCGGTACTGGCGACGGTTGTCAACGTCATCAGCTTCGATCTGTTCTTTATTGCTCCCCGCGGGACGCTCGCCGTCTCGGACGTACAATACATTCTCACCTTTGCGGTGATGCTCACCGTCGGGCTGGTGATCGGGAATCTGACGGCGGGCGTGCGCTACCAGGCGCGCATCGCCCGCTACCGCGAACAGCGTACGCGCCATCTCTATGAGATGTCGAAATCGCTGGCGGTGGGCCGTACGCCGCTGGATATCGTGCAGACCAGCGAGCAGTTTATTCGCTCGACGTTTCATGCCAGCAACCTGATTTTACTCCCGGACGAACACGGTAAGCTGCGCCCGCTGACCTCGGCCAGCGGCATGACGCCCTGGGACGAAGCCATCGCGCGCTGGAGCTTTGACAAAGGCTTACCGGCGGGCGCAGGGACCGACACCCTCCCCGGCGTGCCCTATCAAATTCTGCCGCTGCGCAGTGCCGATAAAAATCAGGGGCTGGTCATCGTAGAGCCTTCCAACCTGCGCCAGCTGATGATCCCCGAACAGCAGCGTTTACTGGAGACGTTTACGCTGCTGGTTGCCAGCGCGCTGGAACGACTGGCCCTTACCGCCAGCGAGGAACAGGCCCGTCTGGCGAGCGAGCGTGAAAGCATTCGTAACTCGCTGCTGGCGGCGCTCTCTCACGATCTGCGGACCCCGCTCACCGTCCTGTTTGGTCAGTCAGAAATCCTGACGCTTGACCTGGCGGCGGAAGGCTCTAAACACGCCCTTCAGGCCAGCGAGATCCGCCAGCATGTGCTGAATACCACGCGCCTGGTGAATAACCTGCTCGATATGGCGCGTATCCAGTCAGGCGGTTTTAACCTCAAAAAAGAGTGGCTCACGCTGGAAGAGGTGGTGGGCAGCGCCCTGAAAATGCTCGAACCCGGCCTGGGTGGGAGACATATCGCGCTGAACATGCCCGAGCCTCTGACGTTAATTCACGTCGACGGTCCGCTGTTTGAGCGGGTGCTGATCAACCTGCTGGAGAACGCCGGCAAATATGCGGGCTCCAGCGCCCGGATTGGGGTGGATGCGACGGTGGACGATGGTACGCTTCGTCTTGACGTCTGGGATACCGGCCCCGGCATCCCTGCCGGGCAGGAGCTGGCTATTTTCGAAAAATTCGCACGCGGCAATAAGGAGTCGGCCATTCCAGGCGTCGGGCTGGGGCTGGCGATTTGCCAGGCGATCATTGACGTCCATGGCGGGACCATTTCCGCAGAGAATCGTCCGGAAGGCGGCGCGCGGTTTTGTGTTACACTTCCTCTGGAAACCCCGCCAGAACTTAATGAATTACCAGAGGATTTGTGA
- the kdpC gene encoding potassium-transporting ATPase subunit KdpC: MTMLRPAILLFILLSLITGGLYPLVTTALGQWWFKDQANGSLILQNGENRGSRLIGQNFTDARYFQGRPSATAESPYNPMASGGSNLAGSNPELDKAVAERVAALRTANPQASRDVPVELVTASASGLDYSLTPSAVAWQIPRVAAARQLSVEQVSQLVAEHTQKPLVSFIGMPVVNIVELNLALDALRKN, encoded by the coding sequence ATGACCATGTTACGCCCCGCTATACTTCTGTTTATTCTGCTGTCTCTCATTACCGGCGGGCTGTACCCGCTGGTGACCACCGCGCTGGGCCAGTGGTGGTTTAAGGATCAGGCTAACGGCTCGCTGATACTGCAAAACGGTGAAAACCGCGGTTCTCGCCTGATTGGTCAGAACTTTACGGATGCCCGCTACTTCCAGGGACGCCCTTCCGCCACTGCCGAAAGCCCGTATAATCCGATGGCATCCGGCGGCAGCAACCTGGCGGGCAGCAACCCGGAGCTGGACAAAGCCGTCGCTGAGCGCGTGGCAGCCCTGCGCACCGCGAATCCGCAGGCCAGCCGTGACGTTCCCGTGGAGCTGGTGACCGCCTCGGCCAGCGGGCTGGACTACAGCCTGACGCCGTCAGCCGTGGCATGGCAGATCCCGCGCGTCGCCGCCGCCCGCCAGCTGAGCGTCGAACAGGTGAGCCAGCTGGTTGCAGAGCACACGCAAAAGCCGCTGGTCAGCTTCATCGGCATGCCCGTGGTAAATATTGTTGAGCTGAATCTGGCGCTGGACGCGCTAAGGAAAAACTAA
- the kdpB gene encoding potassium-transporting ATPase subunit KdpB codes for MSRKQLALFEPSLVRQALMDAVKKLSPRVQWHNPVMFIVWAGSVLTTGLAIAMGTGHMPGNAMFTGAISLWLWFTVLFANFAEALAEGRSKAQANSLKGVKKTAFARKLREPKYGAQMDHVPADELRKGDVVLVEAGDIIPCDGEVIEGGASVDESAITGESAPVIRESGGDFASVTGGTRILSDWLVIQCSVNPGETFLDRMIAMVEGAQRRKTPNEIALTILLVALTIVFLLATATLWPFSAYGGTAVTVTVLVALLVCLIPTTIGGLLSAIGVAGMSRMLGANVIATSGRAVEAAGDVDVLLLDKTGTITLGNRQASDFLPAPGVDEKTLADAAQLSSLADETPEGRSIVILAKQRFNLRQRDVQSLHATFVPFTAQTRMSGINIQDRMIRKGSVDAIRRHIEANNGHFPPEVDSLVESVARQGATPLVVAEGAHVLGVIALKDIVKGGIKERFAQLRKMGIKTVMITGDNRLTAAAIAAEAGVDDFLSEATPEAKLALIRQYQAEGRLVAMTGDGTNDAPALAQADVAVAMNSGTQAAKEAGNMVDLDSNPTKLIEVVHIGKQMLMTRGSLTTFSIANDVAKYFAIIPAAFAATYPQLNALNVMHLHSPASAILSAVIFNALIIVFLIPLALKGVSYKPLTAAAMLRRNLWIYGLGGLVVPFVGIKVIDLLLTLFGLV; via the coding sequence ATGAGTCGTAAACAACTGGCCCTGTTCGAACCGTCATTAGTTCGTCAGGCGCTCATGGATGCGGTGAAAAAGCTGAGCCCGCGCGTGCAGTGGCACAACCCGGTGATGTTTATTGTCTGGGCGGGAAGCGTCCTGACCACCGGCCTGGCGATTGCCATGGGAACGGGCCACATGCCGGGGAATGCGATGTTTACCGGCGCCATCAGCCTGTGGCTGTGGTTTACCGTGCTGTTCGCCAATTTTGCGGAAGCGCTGGCGGAAGGCCGGAGTAAAGCCCAGGCCAACAGCCTGAAAGGGGTGAAAAAAACCGCCTTCGCGCGCAAGCTACGTGAACCGAAATACGGCGCGCAGATGGACCACGTTCCGGCGGATGAACTGCGTAAAGGCGATGTGGTGTTGGTGGAAGCCGGTGACATCATCCCTTGCGACGGCGAAGTCATTGAAGGGGGAGCATCGGTGGATGAAAGCGCCATCACCGGCGAATCCGCGCCGGTGATCCGTGAGTCCGGCGGCGATTTCGCCTCCGTGACGGGCGGGACGCGCATTCTTTCCGACTGGCTGGTGATACAGTGCAGCGTTAACCCGGGTGAAACCTTCCTCGACCGGATGATCGCCATGGTAGAAGGCGCCCAGCGTCGTAAAACGCCAAACGAAATTGCCCTGACCATCCTGCTGGTGGCCCTGACCATCGTCTTCCTGCTGGCAACCGCGACGCTGTGGCCATTCTCTGCCTATGGCGGTACCGCGGTCACCGTCACGGTACTGGTGGCGCTGCTGGTTTGTCTGATCCCAACCACCATTGGCGGCCTGCTGTCGGCCATCGGCGTGGCCGGCATGAGCCGTATGCTCGGTGCCAACGTTATCGCCACCAGCGGGCGTGCGGTGGAAGCCGCCGGTGACGTGGACGTCTTGCTGCTGGATAAAACCGGGACCATCACCCTCGGTAACCGTCAGGCGTCAGATTTCTTACCCGCCCCGGGCGTGGATGAAAAAACGCTGGCAGATGCCGCACAGCTCTCTTCGCTTGCCGATGAAACCCCGGAAGGCCGCAGTATCGTGATCCTCGCCAAGCAGCGCTTTAACCTGCGCCAGCGCGACGTTCAGAGCCTGCACGCCACGTTCGTGCCCTTTACGGCGCAAACCCGCATGAGCGGCATTAACATTCAGGATCGCATGATCCGTAAAGGCTCGGTTGACGCCATCCGCCGCCACATCGAGGCTAACAACGGTCACTTCCCGCCGGAAGTGGACAGCCTGGTCGAAAGCGTGGCCCGTCAGGGGGCGACGCCGCTGGTGGTGGCCGAAGGGGCCCATGTGCTGGGGGTAATTGCGCTGAAGGATATCGTCAAAGGCGGCATCAAGGAGCGCTTTGCCCAGCTGCGTAAGATGGGGATCAAAACGGTAATGATCACCGGGGATAACCGTCTTACCGCCGCGGCGATTGCCGCCGAAGCGGGCGTGGATGATTTCCTTTCCGAAGCCACACCGGAAGCCAAGCTGGCACTGATTCGTCAGTATCAGGCGGAAGGCCGTCTGGTGGCGATGACGGGTGACGGTACCAACGATGCCCCTGCCCTGGCGCAGGCCGACGTGGCGGTGGCAATGAACTCCGGTACCCAGGCGGCAAAAGAGGCGGGCAATATGGTCGACCTCGACTCTAACCCGACCAAGCTGATCGAAGTGGTACACATCGGCAAGCAGATGCTGATGACGCGCGGGTCGCTGACCACGTTCAGCATCGCCAACGACGTGGCGAAGTATTTCGCCATCATTCCGGCCGCGTTTGCCGCGACCTATCCGCAGTTAAACGCCCTGAACGTGATGCACCTGCACTCTCCGGCCTCGGCCATTCTGAGCGCAGTCATCTTTAACGCCCTGATTATTGTCTTCCTGATCCCGCTGGCGCTGAAAGGCGTGAGCTACAAGCCGCTCACGGCGGCCGCCATGCTGCGCCGTAACCTGTGGATTTACGGCCTGGGCGGGCTAGTGGTGCCCTTCGTCGGTATCAAGGTTATCGACCTGCTGTTGACGCTGTTCGGCCTGGTTTAA